Proteins from one Mercurialis annua linkage group LG7, ddMerAnnu1.2, whole genome shotgun sequence genomic window:
- the LOC126655373 gene encoding small RNA degrading nuclease 1 encodes MADKLADVPERVLVETVKLAQKQGRKGINGTWKEFLNVYDKKIGSSLSDPAKRPRDCLVSFLQTFTQKPDIEFVDRVLRLHFNHEVVDQIRKESPDDESAEQKLVRATIEHPYYLSKYAFPSYDQDWLVTKLPKKSKLASIDAIVAIDCEMVLCEDGTEALVKVCVVDRNLQVKLDEKVNPYKPVADYRSDITGITARDLDGVSCSLADVQKSMKKLLRKGTILVGHGLYNDLHALKIDHARVVDTSFIFRRSDGRPPSLGTLCKSVLGYELRQGGAPHNCIDDALAAMKLFLARIERGGDDDILVNQEDLLESELTKLFLHGIPTDVRSEELHGVFREQFTIELKPPKKGGSLYSALAIFENSQEANRAFEKLIGRLEKDKNGLPQKMILLKRKTGATVNLFVRKVGHDHLLLQDLQKKRAFEGEDTSDPKKLKREDCEDHLKEIEKLKQDLIWKDVQIAKQEKMIKLLTKELEGKKTAKKKK; translated from the exons ATGGCCGATAAACTAGCCGACGTGCCGGAAAGG GTTCTTGTAGAAACTGTAAAATTAGCTCAAAAACAAGGAAGAAAAGGCATTAATGGCACATGGAAAGAGTTTCTAAATGTTTACGATAAGAAAATCGGGTCAAGCTTAAGCGACCCGGCCAAAAGACCGCGTGATTGTTTAGTTTcgtttttacaaacatttactcAGAAACCAGACATTGAG TTTGTGGACCGTGTACTACGGCTAcattttaatcatgaagttGTAGATCAAATTAGAAAAGAGTCTCCTGATGATGAATCAGCTGAACAG AAGCTAGTTCGAGCAACCATTGAGCATCCGTATTACCTTTCAAAGTATGCGTTCCCGTCGTATGATCAG GACTGGCTGGTTACAAAGCTCCCTAAGAAATCCAAGCTGGCGAGTATAGATGCAATTGTGGCTATTGATTGTGAGATGGTTCTTTGTGAGGATGGCACAGAAGCTTTGGTGAAGGTTTGTGTTGTGGATCGCAATTTACAG GTAAAACTTGATGAAAAAGTAAATCCTTACAAACCAGTTGCAGATTATAGATCTGATATAACTGGAATTACTGCGAGAGATTTGGATGGAGTGTCTTGTTCATTAGCGGATGTACAG AAGTCCATGAAGAAGCTATTACGCAAGGGAACTATTTTAGTGGGCCATGGTTTATATAATGACCTACACG CTCTAAAGATAGACCATGCCAGAGTGGTTGATACTTCATTTATCTTCAGACGTTCAGATGGGCGTCCACCTTCTTTAGGCACCTTGTGTAAG TCTGTGCTGGGTTATGAACTTCGCCAAGGAGGTGCTCCTCACAATTGCATAGACGATGCACTTGCTGCAATGAAACTATTTCTTGCCAGGATTGAAAGGGGAGGTGATGATGACATTCTAGTGAATCAAGAAGAT TTGCTAGAATCTGAATTGACAAAGCTATTTCTCCATGGGATCCCAACTGATGTCCGCAGTGAAGAGTTACATGGAGTCTTTCGTGAACAATTTACAATTGAACTCAAG CCACCAAAGAAAGGCGGATCACTATATTCTGCACTTGCCATTTTTGAGAATTCACAAGAGGCAAACCGcgcttttgaaaaattgattgGGAGATTAGAAAAG GATAAAAATGGACTGCCGCAGAAAATGATATTGCTTAAACGCAAAACAGGAGCAACTGTAAATCTATTTGTTCGTAAAGTGGGACATGATCATTTGCTTCTTCAAGATTTACAGAAAAAACGAGCTTTTGAAGGAGAGGATACAAGTGATCCCAAGAAATTAAAGAGAGAGGATTGTGAAGATCACTTGAAAGAGATTGAAAAATTAAAGCAAGATCTAATTTGGAAAGATGTTCAAATAGCTAAACAGGAGAAGATGATAAAGTTGCTAACAAAAGAGTTGGAAGGAAAGAAGACTGCGAAGAAGAAAAAGTGA
- the LOC126656541 gene encoding F-box protein SKIP2: MGQSPSIAAHLSATNRLPPPHPPRPILSTEVVTTTDADYTDNIPDECLAYIFQFLSAGDRKNCSSVCRRWDLVDGRNRHRLSLKAQSEIISYIPSLFTRFDSVTKLALRCDRKSISLNDDAFVMISIRCRNLERLKLRGCREITDNGMAEFAKNCVKLKKLSCGSCAFGVKGIYEMINHCTALDELSIKRLRGGGENLLGGEATTTSFSSLKSICLKELVNGQCFEQLVINAKKLKTLKIIRCLGDWDKVFNIIGKENECLIEVHLERIQVSDFGLESISKRVNLEILHIVKTPECSNLGLVSIAENCKKLRKLHIDGWRTNRIGDEGLIAIAKQCPSLQELVLIGVNATHLSLGVIAANCQKLERLALCGSGIIGDQEIACIAAKCAALKKFCIKGCAISDVGIEALSWGCPNLVKVKVKKCRAVSNEVMDWLQDRKASLLVTFDGIDNEGIDNDGIDATSVSDGVGQESGSGFLQMSGQLVVADGSSSGSNTSGGRLALFRAKLGGFASRNLVPCTFSRWSNNEDGSPSNI, encoded by the coding sequence ATGGGCCAATCACCATCCATCGCTGCTCACCTCTCCGCCACCAATCGTCTTCCACCTCCACATCCCCCGCGGCCGATTCTTTCCACCGAAGTAGTCACAACAACCGATGCAGACTACACCGATAATATTCCGGACGAGTGTTTAGCTTACATTTTCCAGTTTCTCTCCGCCGGCGATCGCAAAAACTGTTCCTCCGTGTGTAGGCGGTGGGATCTCGTCGACGGACGTAATCGCCACCGTCTTTCACTCAAAGCACAATCGGAAATTATATCTTATATTCCGTCTCTATTCACTCGGTTTGACTCGGTCACTAAACTCGCTCTCCGTTGTGACCGTAAATCAATCAGCTTAAACGACGACGCATTCGTTATGATCTCAATCCGTTGCCGTAACCTCGAACGGCTGAAGCTGCGCGGCTGCCGTGAGATAACGGATAACGGGATGGCAGAGTTTGCAAAAAACTGTGTAAAATTGAAGAAATTGTCGTGCGGATCGTGTGCTTTTGGAGTTAAAGGAATTTACGAAATGATTAATCACTGTACGGCTCTTGATGAGCTGTCTATTAAACGGCTACGAGGCGGCGGTGAGAATCTACTCGGTGGAGAAGCGACAACGACGTCGTTTTCATCCTTGAAGTCAATTTGCTTGAAGGAGTTGGTAAACGGTCAgtgttttgaacagttagtaaTTAATGCTAAAAAACTTAAAACTTTGAAGATAATTAGGTGTTTAGGTGATTGGGATAAGGTTTTTAATATAATTGGAAAAGAAAATGAGTGTTTGATTGAGGTTCATTTAGAGAGGATTCAAGTGAGTGATTTCGGACTCGAATCGATTTCGAAACGGGTGAATTTAGAGATTTTACATATTGTTAAAACACCTGAGTGTTCCAATTTAGGGTTAGTTAGTATAGCAGAGAATTGTAAGAAGTTAAGGAAGTTACACATTGATGGATGGAGGACTAATCGGATTGGCGACGAGGGTTTAATCGCCATCGCGAAACAATGTCCTAGTCTTCAAGAATTGGTTCTGATTGGTGTTAATGCTACACATTTGAGCTTGGGTGTTATTGCTGCTAATTGTCAAAAACTCGAAAGATTGGCACTTTGTGGCAGTGGGATTATAGGTGATCAGGAGATTGCGTGTATTGCAGCGAAATGTGCTGCGTTGAAGAAGTTCTGTATAAAGGGGTGTGCGATCTCGGATGTAGGGATTGAAGCACTTTCTTGGGGATGTCCTAATTTGGTGAAGGTTAAGGTTAAGAAATGTAGAGCGGTGAGTAATGAAGTTATGGATTGGCTGCAAGATCGAAAAGCTTCGCTTCTTGTTACTTTTGATGGTATTGATAATGAAGGTATTGATAATGACGGTATCGATGCTACTAGTGTCAGTGACGGTGTTGGTCAGGAGAGTGGTTCTGGGTTTCTGCAAATGAGCGGTCAATTGGTTGTAGCTGATGGGTCGTCGTCTGGTAGTAATACTAGCGGTGGCAGATTGGCGTTGTTCAGAGCAAAGCTTGGCGGTTTTGCTAGTAGGAATTTGGTACCTTGCACCTTTAGCCGGTGGTCAAACAACGAAGACGGTAGTCCAAGTAACATCTGA
- the LOC126657531 gene encoding cyclin-D3-3 isoform X2, which produces MAFQEQDNQLILDGLLCEEECIEEKQEINEVFHNFYVKKEPSFSVCSLFEHDLFWEDDELFNLMAKEKDAQFGFNDMESVMCNGSVMVARYEAVEWILKVKAHYGFTGLTCVLALNYFDRFVLSLKFPEDKPWMGQLAAVACLSLAAKVEETQVPLLLDLQVEEAKYVFEAKTIKRMELLVLSALQWRMNPVTPIAFFDHIIRRFGLKNHLHLEFLRRCERLLLHVISDSRFMCYLPSALATAIMLHVIKEVEPCNEGEYQNQLMSVIQIDEDKVNECYKLILELPGNEIPSYKRKYPSAPGSPNGVIDAYFSCDSSNDSWNVSSSVSSSPLPQFKRSRIQDQQMRLPSLHRTFVDVLTSPR; this is translated from the exons ATGGCATTTCAAGAACAAGATAACCAATTAATTCTTGATGGGTTATTGTGTGAAGAGGAATGTATTGAGGAAAAGCAAGAAATAAATGaagtttttcataatttttatgtgaaaAAGGAGCCATCTTTTTCAGTTTGTTCTTTGTTTGAGCATGACTTGTTTTGGGAAGATGATGAGTTATTCAATCTAATGGCCAAAGAAAAAGATGCCCAGTTTGGTTTTAATGATATGGAATCGGTTATGTGTAATGGGTCTGTAATGGTGGCTCGTTATGAAGCTGTGGAGTGGATTTTGAAAGTTAAAGCACATTATGGGTTCACTGGTTTGACTTGTGTTCTTGCTTTGAATTACTTTGATAGATTTGTTCTGAGTTTAAAGTTTCCTGAAGATAAGCCATGGATGGGTCAACTTGCTGCTGTTGCTTGTTTATCTCTGGCTGCTAAAGTTGAGGAGACTCAAGTGCCCCTTCTTCTAGACTTGCAA GTTGAGGAAGCTAAGTATGTGTTTGAAGCCAAGACTATTAAAAGAATGGAGCTTTTAGTGCTGTCTGCTCTTCAATGGAGGATGAATCCTGTGACTCCAATTGCATTCTTTGACCATATTATAAGGAGATTTGGCTTAAAGAATCACTTGCATTTGGAGTTTCTTAGGAGATGTGAGCGTTTACTTCTCCATGTTAT TTCAGATTCAAGGTTCATGTGTTATCTTCCTTCCGCATTAGCTACTGCGATTATGCTTCATGTTATTAAAGAGGTTGAGCCATGTAATGAAGGGGAATATCAAAATCAACTTATGTCCGTGATCCAAATCGATGAG GACAAAGTGAACGAGTGTTACAAGCTCATTTTGGAGCTACCAGGCAACGAAATCCCTAGTTACAAACGCAAATATCCGTCGGCACCTGGCAGTCCAAATGGTGTCATTGATGCATATTTCAGCTGTGATAGCTCAAATGATTCTTGGAATGTTTCATCATCAGTTTCTTCATCGCCATTACCTCAATTCAAAAGGAGTAGAATCCAGGATCAGCAGATGCGGTTGCCCTCACTACATCGTACGTTTGTGGATGTGCTTACTAGTCCTCGTTAA
- the LOC126657531 gene encoding cyclin-D3-3 isoform X1, protein MAFQEQDNQLILDGLLCEEECIEEKQEINEVFHNFYVKKEPSFSVCSLFEHDLFWEDDELFNLMAKEKDAQFGFNDMESVMCNGSVMVARYEAVEWILKVKAHYGFTGLTCVLALNYFDRFVLSLKFPEDKPWMGQLAAVACLSLAAKVEETQVPLLLDLQVEEAKYVFEAKTIKRMELLVLSALQWRMNPVTPIAFFDHIIRRFGLKNHLHLEFLRRCERLLLHVISDSRFMCYLPSALATAIMLHVIKEVEPCNEGEYQNQLMSVIQIDEDKVNECYKLILELPGNEIPSYKRKYPSAPGSPNGVIDAYFSCDSSNDSWNVSSSVSSSPLPQFKRSRIQDQQMRLPSLHRTFVDVLTSPR, encoded by the exons ATGGCATTTCAAGAACAAGATAACCAATTAATTCTTGATGGGTTATTGTGTGAAGAGGAATGTATTGAGGAAAAGCAAGAAATAAATGaagtttttcataatttttatgtgaaaAAGGAGCCATCTTTTTCAGTTTGTTCTTTGTTTGAGCATGACTTGTTTTGGGAAGATGATGAGTTATTCAATCTAATGGCCAAAGAAAAAGATGCCCAGTTTGGTTTTAATGATATGGAATCGGTTATGTGTAATGGGTCTGTAATGGTGGCTCGTTATGAAGCTGTGGAGTGGATTTTGAAAGTTAAAGCACATTATGGGTTCACTGGTTTGACTTGTGTTCTTGCTTTGAATTACTTTGATAGATTTGTTCTGAGTTTAAAGTTTCCTGAAGATAAGCCATGGATGGGTCAACTTGCTGCTGTTGCTTGTTTATCTCTGGCTGCTAAAGTTGAGGAGACTCAAGTGCCCCTTCTTCTAGACTTGCAA GTTGAGGAAGCTAAGTATGTGTTTGAAGCCAAGACTATTAAAAGAATGGAGCTTTTAGTGCTGTCTGCTCTTCAATGGAGGATGAATCCTGTGACTCCAATTGCATTCTTTGACCATATTATAAGGAGATTTGGCTTAAAGAATCACTTGCATTTGGAGTTTCTTAGGAGATGTGAGCGTTTACTTCTCCATGTTATCTCTG ATTCAAGGTTCATGTGTTATCTTCCTTCCGCATTAGCTACTGCGATTATGCTTCATGTTATTAAAGAGGTTGAGCCATGTAATGAAGGGGAATATCAAAATCAACTTATGTCCGTGATCCAAATCGATGAG GACAAAGTGAACGAGTGTTACAAGCTCATTTTGGAGCTACCAGGCAACGAAATCCCTAGTTACAAACGCAAATATCCGTCGGCACCTGGCAGTCCAAATGGTGTCATTGATGCATATTTCAGCTGTGATAGCTCAAATGATTCTTGGAATGTTTCATCATCAGTTTCTTCATCGCCATTACCTCAATTCAAAAGGAGTAGAATCCAGGATCAGCAGATGCGGTTGCCCTCACTACATCGTACGTTTGTGGATGTGCTTACTAGTCCTCGTTAA
- the LOC126654719 gene encoding ADP-ribosylation factor 1-like isoform X2 encodes MKNGPLIVAEMGLAISRLIKQLFARKEMRILMVGLDAAGKTTILYKLKLGEIVTTIPTIGFNVETVDYKNVSFTVWDVGGQDKIRPLWRHYFQNTQGLIFVVDSNDRERISEARDELHRMLSEEELRVATLLVFANKQDLSNVLTVSEITDKLGLHSLRQRRWYIQSTCATSGQGLYEGLDWLSSNISSKG; translated from the exons ATGAAAAATGGACCGTTAATTGTTGCAGAAATGGGTTTAGCAATATCTAGGCTTATAAAGCAATTGTTTGCAAGAAAAGAAATGAGAATTCTGATGGTGGGTTTGGATGCAGCTGGAAAAACAACCATTCTCTACAAATTGAAGCTTGGAGAGATTGTTACTACCATACCTACTATTG GTTTCAACGTGGAAACTGTTGATTACAAAAATGTTAGCTTCACTGTTTGGGATGTTGGAGGACAGGACAAG ATTCGACCATTATGGAGACATTACTTTCAGAACACACAAGGTCTTATATTTGTGGTTGATAGCAATGACAGGGAAAGGATTTCAGAAGCTAGAGATGAGTTGCATAGGATGTTGAGTGAG GAAGAACTAAGGGTAGCAACTCTGCTTGTGTTTGCAAATAAACAAGATCTTTCGAATGTGTTGACTGTTTCAGAAATCACTGATAAACTTGGTCTCCACTCACTCCGCCAGCGCCGGTG GTACATTCAGTCAACCTGTGCCACTTCTGGGCAAGGACTTTACGAGGGTCTTGATTGGCTGTCGAGCAACATCTCTAGCAAg GGTTGA
- the LOC126654719 gene encoding ADP-ribosylation factor 1-like isoform X3 has translation MGLAISRLIKQLFARKEMRILMVGLDAAGKTTILYKLKLGEIVTTIPTIGFNVETVDYKNVSFTVWDVGGQDKIRPLWRHYFQNTQGLIFVVDSNDRERISEARDELHRMLSEEELRVATLLVFANKQDLSNVLTVSEITDKLGLHSLRQRRWYIQSTCATSGQGLYEGLDWLSSNISSKVNLLKI, from the exons ATGGGTTTAGCAATATCTAGGCTTATAAAGCAATTGTTTGCAAGAAAAGAAATGAGAATTCTGATGGTGGGTTTGGATGCAGCTGGAAAAACAACCATTCTCTACAAATTGAAGCTTGGAGAGATTGTTACTACCATACCTACTATTG GTTTCAACGTGGAAACTGTTGATTACAAAAATGTTAGCTTCACTGTTTGGGATGTTGGAGGACAGGACAAG ATTCGACCATTATGGAGACATTACTTTCAGAACACACAAGGTCTTATATTTGTGGTTGATAGCAATGACAGGGAAAGGATTTCAGAAGCTAGAGATGAGTTGCATAGGATGTTGAGTGAG GAAGAACTAAGGGTAGCAACTCTGCTTGTGTTTGCAAATAAACAAGATCTTTCGAATGTGTTGACTGTTTCAGAAATCACTGATAAACTTGGTCTCCACTCACTCCGCCAGCGCCGGTG GTACATTCAGTCAACCTGTGCCACTTCTGGGCAAGGACTTTACGAGGGTCTTGATTGGCTGTCGAGCAACATCTCTAGCAAggtaaatttattgaaaatctGA
- the LOC126654719 gene encoding ADP-ribosylation factor 1-like isoform X1: protein MKNGPLIVAEMGLAISRLIKQLFARKEMRILMVGLDAAGKTTILYKLKLGEIVTTIPTIGFNVETVDYKNVSFTVWDVGGQDKIRPLWRHYFQNTQGLIFVVDSNDRERISEARDELHRMLSEEELRVATLLVFANKQDLSNVLTVSEITDKLGLHSLRQRRWYIQSTCATSGQGLYEGLDWLSSNISSKVNLLKI, encoded by the exons ATGAAAAATGGACCGTTAATTGTTGCAGAAATGGGTTTAGCAATATCTAGGCTTATAAAGCAATTGTTTGCAAGAAAAGAAATGAGAATTCTGATGGTGGGTTTGGATGCAGCTGGAAAAACAACCATTCTCTACAAATTGAAGCTTGGAGAGATTGTTACTACCATACCTACTATTG GTTTCAACGTGGAAACTGTTGATTACAAAAATGTTAGCTTCACTGTTTGGGATGTTGGAGGACAGGACAAG ATTCGACCATTATGGAGACATTACTTTCAGAACACACAAGGTCTTATATTTGTGGTTGATAGCAATGACAGGGAAAGGATTTCAGAAGCTAGAGATGAGTTGCATAGGATGTTGAGTGAG GAAGAACTAAGGGTAGCAACTCTGCTTGTGTTTGCAAATAAACAAGATCTTTCGAATGTGTTGACTGTTTCAGAAATCACTGATAAACTTGGTCTCCACTCACTCCGCCAGCGCCGGTG GTACATTCAGTCAACCTGTGCCACTTCTGGGCAAGGACTTTACGAGGGTCTTGATTGGCTGTCGAGCAACATCTCTAGCAAggtaaatttattgaaaatctGA
- the LOC126656354 gene encoding uncharacterized protein LOC126656354 codes for MNTQIRKETLSNAQDNVEKRIETTDYRSSAGQGQELRSVEVIHQTNPNKENIHTSGGVLSDAAASVAATLQSAKEAITKN; via the exons ATGAATACACAGATCAGAAAG GAGACATTGAGTAATGCACAAGATAATGTGGAGAAAAGAATTGAAACTACAGATTACCGGTCATCGGCGGGGCAAGGCCAAGAGTTGAGGAGCGTGGAGGTGATTCACCAGACAAACCCTAATAAGGAAAATATCCACACTAGCGGCGGTGTCTTGTCCGACGCTGCAGCTTCTGTGGCGGCAACTCTTCAGTCTGCCAAGGAGGCTATTACCAAAAATTGA
- the LOC126654513 gene encoding microtubule-associated protein RP/EB family member 1C produces MATNIGMMDGAYFVGRSEILSWINSTLQLSLSKVEEACSGAVHCQLMDAAHPGMVPMHKVNFDAKSEYEMIQNYKVLQDVFNKLKITKYIEVNKLIKGRPLDNLEFMQWMKRYCDSVNGGSVNYNPLERRESCKGGKEVAKKCQSSQSSVKGSNAAPKAPSSHNARRHDVSSANLTTHSVKAASKPPPPPPPSAVPAYDEQITELKLSVDSLEKERDFYFGKLRDIEILCQNPEIDNLPAVAAIKRILYAVDDNASVVAEAQAMLHQNEEILLSPIPEVSSEERMNSDTQKRKSIVNLDVEAIGISALSPRQRISDAADVHCSGSPLMTC; encoded by the exons ATGGCGACGAATATCGGAATGATGGACGGAGCGTACTTCGTCGGCCGATCAGAGATTCTGTCGTGGATCAACTCTACTCTTCAGCTCAGTCTCTCCAAAGTAGAGGAG GCGTGTTCCGGTGCGGTCCATTGTCAGTTAATGGACGCGGCTCATCCAGGGATGGTACCGATGCATAAAGTGAATTTCGACGCTAAAAGTGAATACGAAATGATCCAGAATTATAAGGTTCTTCAAGATGTTTTCAACAAACTCAAGATCACTAag TATATTGAAGTGAATAAGCTGATAAAAGGAAGACCGCTTGATAATTTGGAGTTCATGCAGTGGATGAAGCGTTACTGTGACTCTGTTAATGGTGGCTCTGTCAA TTACAACCCACTGGAAAGGAGAGAATCTTGCAAGGGAGGAAAAGAAGTAGCCAAGAAATGTCAATCATCTCAATCTTCAGTTAAAGGTTCAAATGCTGCCCCTAAAGCACCATCTTCTCATAATGCGCGGAGGCATGATGTGTCGTCTGCGAATCTTACAACTCATTCTGTTAAGGCTGCTTCTAaaccaccaccgccaccacctCCTAGTGCAGTACCTGCATATGATGAGCAG ATTACAGAATTGAAGCTGTCTGTTGATAGTCTTGAGAAGGAGAGGGATTTCTATTTTGGGAAGCTGAGAGATATCGAGATTTTGTGCCAGAATCCTGAGATCGACAACCTTCCT GCTGTTGCAGCAATCAAAAGAATACTATATGCTGTAGATGATAACGCATCGGTTGTCGCAGAAGCTCAAGCCATGCTTCACCAGAATGAAGAAATTCTGCTGAGCCCCATCCCGGAGGTATCGTCGGAGGAAAGGATGAATTCTGATACTCAAAAGAGAAAAAGCATAGTGAACTTGGACGTTGAAGCGATCGGTATCTCAGCTTTATCTCCCCGGCAAAGGATTTCTGATGCTGCTGATGTTCATTGCAGTGGGTCACCTCTTATGACTTGCTGA